In Hyla sarda isolate aHylSar1 chromosome 9, aHylSar1.hap1, whole genome shotgun sequence, the following proteins share a genomic window:
- the INPP5E gene encoding LOW QUALITY PROTEIN: phosphatidylinositol polyphosphate 5-phosphatase type IV (The sequence of the model RefSeq protein was modified relative to this genomic sequence to represent the inferred CDS: inserted 1 base in 1 codon), whose amino-acid sequence VKSRTSGDWIEKQNDGGKNHTNRVTPKPPDRPRPPRLERAFSLDDQSWRRRVTTSQGSLTDPNGSGSSTGSLQEAIQDPGANHLQPCTASRFPKISRPSVTHKPRLAKPLQRLPQIESNVAPRTLRTTNRMETDYTDXTQPLRQSSSDTRLNSAACDHCANQSMRSTYSLLTPLRSKDVRNRSYLEGSLLARGALLGAEELDRYFPERSLRVFIATWNMQGRKELPESLDDFLLPPDDDFAQDMYVVGVQEGSPERREWEIRLQETLGPHYVLLHSSAHGVLYLSVFIRRDLIWFCSEVESATVTTRIVSQIKTKGALGVSFTFFGTSFLFITSHFTSGDGKVSERILDYKKIVEGLALPRNIPDTNPYRSNPLDVTSRFDEVFWFGDFNFRLNKDRLGVNSILQRKPERDMSHLLQYDQLIKEMNDGSIFKGFEEAAIQFLPTYKFDIGCDDYDTTSKQRTPSYTDRVVYKSRNKGDIRALRYAACSLVKTSDHRPVFGLYEVRIRPGRDNIPLAAGLFDRELYLLGIKRRISRELQKRQVLKNQKNSSVCAIS is encoded by the exons GTAAAGAGCAGGACATCAGGGGACTGGATAGAGAAGCAGAATGATGGCGGTAAGAACCACACGAACCGTGTTACCCCCAAACCCCCCGACAGACCAAGGCCACCGAGACTGGAGCGCGCCTTCTCCCTGGACGACCAGAGCTGGCGCCGGAGAGTTACCACCAGCCAGGGGAGCTTAACTGACCCCAACGGAAGTGGCTCCTCCACCGGGTCCCTGCAGGAAGCCATCCAGGATCCAGGGGCCAATCATCTGCAACCCTGCACGGCCTCAAGGTTTCCAAAGATCAGTCGTCCGTCCGTTACCCATAAACCGCGCCTGGCGAAGCCCCTGCAGCGTCTCCCCCAGATAGAGAGCAATGTGGCGCCCAGGACACTGAGGACGACTAATAGGATGGAGACGGATTACACGG TAACGCAGCCTCTCCGGCAGAGCAGCAGCGACACGAGACTGAACAGTGCAGCGTgcgaccactgcgccaatcagtccATGAGGAGCACCTACAGCCTACTCACCCCCCTGCGCTCCAAGGATGTGCGCAACAG GAGTTATCTGGAGGGCAGCCTCTTGGCTAGGGGGGCGCTACTTGGAGCCGAGGAATTGGATCGATATTTCCCGGAGAGGTCGCTCAGAGTTTTCATTGCTACCTGGAATATGCAAGGAAGGAAG GAGCTCCCGGAGAGCCTGGATGATTTCCTGCTGCCGCCAGATGATGACTTTGCTCAGGATATGTATGTGGTCGGCGTCCAAGAAGGAAGCCCGGAGCG GCGGGAGTGGGAGATCCGGCTGCAGGAGACCCTGGGCCCACATTACGTGCTGCTCCACTCCAGCGCTCATGGTGTCCTCTACCTCTCAGTCTTCATTCGACGAGACCTGATCTGGTTCTGCTCGG AGGTTGAATCCGCCACAGTGACCACGCGGATCGTCTCACAGATCAAGACTAAAGGCGCGCTGGGCGTGTCCTTCACTTTCTTCGGCACCTCCTTCCTCTTCATCACATCACATTTCACAT CTGGAGATGGGAAAGTCAGTGAGCGGATTCTCGACTACAAGAAAATCGTTGAGGGTTTGGCGCTACCTCGAAATATTCCTGACACAAACCCGTACCGCTCCAATCCCT TGGACGTCACCAGCCGATTTGATGAAGTCTTCTGGTTCGGCGACTTTAACTTCCGGTTGAACAAGGATCGTCTGGGAGTAAATTCGATTCTGCAACGTAAACCGGAGCGAGACATGTCACATCTCCTGCAGTACGATCAGCTGATCAAAGAGATGAATGACG GATCCATATTTAAAGGCTTTGAAGAAGCCGCCATCCAGTTCCTCCCCACGTATAAGTTTGATATCGGCTGTGACGACTACGACACAACATCAAAGCAGAGAACTCCGTCCTATACA GACCGGGTGGTGTATAAGAGCCGGAACAAGGGAGACATTCGAGCCCTGAGGTACGCCGCCTGCTCACTGGTGAAGACTTCAGACCACAGACCAGTGTTCGGGTTATATGAAGTACGGATCCGACCCGGCAGAGACAA TATTCCGTTGGCTGCCGGATTGTTTGACCGCGAGTTGTATCTTCTGGGCATCAAGAGGCGAATCTCACGGGAATTACAGAAACGTCAGGTGCTAAAAAACCAAAAGAACAGCAGCGTCTGCGCCATCTCCTGA